In a single window of the Melissococcus plutonius ATCC 35311 genome:
- the rpmD gene encoding 50S ribosomal protein L30, whose protein sequence is MAELKITLKRSVIGRPQNQRQTIKTLGLGKINSTVTKPANDAIKGMVKTVAHLVDVEEI, encoded by the coding sequence ATGGCTGAATTAAAAATTACTTTAAAACGCAGTGTTATCGGACGTCCTCAAAACCAACGTCAAACCATAAAAACATTGGGACTTGGAAAAATAAATAGTACAGTGACAAAACCTGCCAATGATGCAATCAAAGGTATGGTTAAAACTGTTGCGCATTTAGTGGACGTAGAAGAAATTTAA
- the rplO gene encoding 50S ribosomal protein L15, with protein sequence MKLHELKPAEGSRHVRNRVGRGTSSGNGKTSGRGQKGQKARSGGSIRLGFEGGQTPLFRRIPKRGFTNINRKDYAVINLDVLNTFEDGAEITPVILKEKGIVKDEKAGIKVLANGELTKKVNVKVAKFSKSAQKAIEAAGGSIEVI encoded by the coding sequence ATGAAACTTCATGAATTAAAACCAGCTGAAGGATCACGTCATGTACGCAATCGTGTTGGACGTGGAACTTCATCCGGCAATGGTAAAACTTCTGGTCGTGGACAAAAAGGTCAAAAAGCGCGTTCAGGCGGTAGTATCCGTTTAGGATTTGAAGGTGGACAAACTCCTTTATTCCGTCGCATACCAAAACGCGGATTTACAAATATTAACCGTAAGGATTATGCTGTGATCAACTTAGATGTATTAAATACATTTGAAGATGGTGCTGAAATAACACCAGTGATCTTGAAAGAAAAAGGAATTGTTAAAGATGAAAAAGCAGGGATAAAAGTGCTTGCTAACGGGGAATTAACAAAGAAAGTGAACGTAAAAGTGGCAAAATTCTCTAAATCAGCTCAAAAAGCTATTGAAGCTGCTGGTGGTTCAATCGAGGTGATTTAA